In the Deinococcus yavapaiensis KR-236 genome, one interval contains:
- a CDS encoding SEL1-like repeat protein — MMKFTRWASLTLALTFGAAFAGTNEGVQAFDRQQYTQAARELAEPARQGDAVAQFYLARLYQGGLGGLPQDDQQALLWYRNAAEQEHAGAQNNLGVIYDQGRGVPQDPAQALVWFRKAAVLGDAAAQFNLGLKYELGQDVTQDFEQARRWYEQAAEQDNAGAQSNLAGLYLNGQGVPRDFARALSLFHQAAEQGYANAQFNLGVMYAKGQGVPRDDQQAVAWYRKAAAQGDSDAQTNLGVMYLSGRGVPNDEAQAAAWFRKAADQGYALAQHNLGVLYAEGKGVPQDDQQALAWYRKAAAQGHGDAYYNLAWMYENGRGVTKDLTAAFTWYRKAAEQGDAAAQFNVGMLYLEGEGVPQDDQQALAWFRKAAEQEDVGGQINTGWMYENGRGVPVDLSVALSWYRKAAEQGDADIQFEVGAMYEDGRGVTKDVTQAVAWYRKAAAQGQADAKAALARLGR, encoded by the coding sequence ATGATGAAATTCACGCGTTGGGCTTCGCTCACGTTGGCCTTGACGTTCGGGGCCGCGTTCGCAGGCACGAACGAAGGCGTGCAGGCCTTCGACCGTCAGCAGTACACCCAAGCCGCTCGGGAACTCGCCGAACCGGCCCGTCAAGGCGACGCGGTCGCGCAGTTCTACCTCGCGCGCCTGTACCAAGGCGGGTTGGGCGGCCTTCCCCAAGACGACCAGCAAGCGCTGCTGTGGTACCGCAACGCCGCCGAGCAAGAGCACGCGGGCGCGCAAAACAACCTCGGCGTGATCTACGACCAAGGTCGCGGCGTGCCTCAGGATCCAGCGCAAGCCCTCGTCTGGTTCCGGAAAGCCGCCGTGCTCGGTGACGCGGCCGCGCAATTCAACTTGGGTTTGAAGTACGAGCTGGGGCAAGACGTCACGCAAGACTTCGAGCAAGCCCGTCGCTGGTACGAACAAGCGGCCGAGCAAGACAACGCGGGTGCGCAGTCGAACCTGGCCGGGTTGTACCTCAACGGTCAAGGTGTTCCGCGCGACTTCGCGAGGGCGTTGTCGTTGTTTCATCAGGCCGCAGAACAAGGGTATGCGAACGCGCAATTCAACCTTGGCGTGATGTACGCCAAAGGACAAGGCGTGCCACGCGACGACCAGCAAGCCGTGGCGTGGTACCGCAAGGCGGCCGCGCAAGGTGATTCGGACGCGCAAACCAACCTTGGCGTGATGTACCTCAGCGGACGCGGCGTGCCAAACGACGAAGCGCAAGCGGCCGCTTGGTTCCGAAAAGCGGCCGATCAAGGCTACGCGCTCGCGCAGCATAACCTCGGCGTGCTGTACGCGGAAGGGAAAGGCGTGCCGCAAGACGATCAGCAAGCCCTGGCGTGGTACCGCAAGGCGGCCGCGCAAGGGCACGGCGACGCGTACTACAACCTCGCCTGGATGTACGAGAACGGTCGCGGTGTCACGAAAGACTTAACGGCCGCCTTCACGTGGTACCGGAAGGCGGCCGAGCAAGGCGATGCTGCAGCGCAATTCAACGTGGGCATGCTGTACCTGGAAGGGGAAGGCGTTCCGCAAGATGATCAGCAAGCCTTGGCGTGGTTCCGAAAAGCCGCGGAACAAGAAGACGTGGGCGGGCAAATCAACACCGGGTGGATGTACGAGAATGGCCGGGGCGTGCCGGTGGACTTGAGCGTCGCCTTGTCGTGGTACCGCAAAGCGGCGGAGCAAGGGGATGCGGATATACAGTTCGAGGTGGGAGCGATGTACGAGGACGGCCGGGGCGTGACGAAGGACGTGACGCAAGCGGTGGCGTGGTATCGCAAGGCGGCCGCGCAAGGACAAGCGGACGCGAAAGCCGCCCTCGCTCGCTTGGGTCGCTGA